A genomic segment from Nocardiopsis sp. Huas11 encodes:
- a CDS encoding DUF3592 domain-containing protein has protein sequence MADAPKGEHGGCLSVPREVLGELLGYALLFVLLAVLPAVVAWHGGRHLWRIMRLRRSGRRATGRIDRDFVAWRPTRSGVRGRARAPFAFHTPEGEEVAARQRLTLGFNGLRGGEWVEIAYDPQDPSNAEIVGARSQIAAAAVLLVGGLLFTALYPLAALALVADALGR, from the coding sequence GTGGCGGACGCGCCGAAGGGCGAACACGGCGGCTGCCTGAGCGTGCCCAGGGAGGTCCTGGGCGAACTGCTCGGCTACGCCCTGCTCTTCGTCCTGCTGGCCGTGCTCCCGGCGGTCGTGGCCTGGCACGGGGGGCGGCACCTGTGGCGGATCATGCGGCTGCGCCGCTCCGGGCGCCGGGCGACCGGCCGGATCGACCGGGACTTCGTGGCGTGGCGCCCCACCCGGAGCGGCGTCCGCGGCCGGGCCCGGGCGCCGTTCGCCTTCCACACGCCGGAGGGGGAGGAGGTGGCCGCGCGCCAGCGGCTCACCCTCGGCTTCAACGGGCTGCGCGGCGGGGAGTGGGTGGAGATCGCCTACGACCCCCAGGACCCCTCGAACGCCGAGATCGTCGGGGCCCGCTCGCAGATCGCCGCCGCGGCGGTGCTCCTCGTCGGCGGGCTGCTGTTCACCGCCCTCTACCCGCTGGCCGCCCTCGCCCTCGTCGCGGACGCCCTCGGCCGGTGA
- a CDS encoding BlaI/MecI/CopY family transcriptional regulator — MRGLGELEAAIMDALWRSETPLPVRRVRETMVYEREIAYTTVMTVANILFHKGLVDRRKSGRAWVYWAKESHAEYTARMMDEVLNDGPDPGATLRSFVERFSDEDVARFHRVLDQARDGRGIAR; from the coding sequence ATGAGGGGGCTTGGGGAACTCGAAGCGGCCATCATGGACGCACTGTGGCGGTCCGAGACACCGCTGCCGGTCCGACGGGTACGCGAGACCATGGTCTACGAGCGCGAGATCGCCTACACGACCGTCATGACCGTCGCCAACATCCTCTTCCACAAGGGCCTGGTGGACCGCCGCAAGTCCGGCCGCGCCTGGGTCTACTGGGCCAAGGAGAGCCACGCCGAGTACACGGCCCGGATGATGGACGAGGTGCTCAACGACGGCCCCGATCCCGGAGCGACACTGCGCAGCTTCGTGGAGCGCTTCAGCGACGAGGACGTGGCCCGCTTCCACCGCGTGCTGGACCAGGCCAGGGACGGGCGGGGGATCGCGCGCTGA
- a CDS encoding multifunctional oxoglutarate decarboxylase/oxoglutarate dehydrogenase thiamine pyrophosphate-binding subunit/dihydrolipoyllysine-residue succinyltransferase subunit, whose product MSSEASQPLTDFGPNEWLVEDLYQKYLTDPNSVDKAWWNFFADYKPAETASGRGGGTAKAQVDTTPKAPAAPEQKKKSAPAPAPKKDDSLEVKQERLRGAPARTATNMESSLTLPTATSVRAVPVKLLFDNRIVINNHLRRGRGGKVSFTHLIGFAMVKALKAMPEMNHSYVEVDGKPGVAKPEHVNFGLAIDLQKPDGSRQLVVPSIKGSDEMDFTEFWSGYEDLVRKARNNKLGVTDFQGTTISLTNPGGIGTVHSVPRLMPGQGTILGVGAMEYPAEFQGASQDTLADLGISKVMTLTSTYDHRIIQGAQSGEFLKRIHQLLLGDDGFYDEIFRSLRIPYEPVRWVQDIRVNTATQLDKTTRVQELIHAYRVRGHLMADTNPLDHEQRRHPDLDVLEHGLTLWDLDRSFPTGGFGGKQVMKLRDILGVLRDTYCRTVGIEYMHMQSPEEREWIQSHVEREHEKLDRDEQLHILHRLNSAEAFETFLQTKYVGQKRFSLEGGESLIPLLDGVISKAAKADLDEAVIGMAHRGRLNVLANICGKSYGQIFGEFEGNLDPRSAHGSGDVKYHLGTEGTFETREGDRIHISLAANPSHLETVNPVAEGIVRAKQDLLNKGPQGFTVLPILIHGDAAFAGQGVVAETLNLSQLRGYRTGGTVHVIVNNQVGFTTSPSDSRSSVYATDVARMVQAPIFHVNGDDPEAVVRVAHLAFAYRQTFNKDVVIDMVCYRRRGHNEGDNPAFTQPLMYDVIDAKRSTRKLFTEALIGRGDITVEEAESALRDYQSELERAFTETREVEKNPVEAGSVIKPEVFTEGRLDHSKVETAISTETVKRVIDTQVSLPEGFKPHPRLAPQISRRAQTVQDDAIDWATGELLAFGSLLLDDHPVRLIGQDSRRGTFGQRHATLMDRETGETHTPLKQFDSGTTRFHVHDSLLSEYAALGFEYGYSLTRPEALVMWEAQFGDFVNGAQTIIDEYISAGEQKWGQRSSVTLLLPHGYEGQGPDHSSARIERFLQQCAQENMTVAMPTTPASYFHLLRWQAKSPLERPLIVFTPKKLLRLKAATSAAEDFTTGHFQPLIKDDSIAPEKVRRVVLCSGKIYYDLDEARRNSGDKHTAIIRTERLYPLPIEEIREQLKSFPNAGEVLWVQEEPANMGPWPFVALVFSEQLDRPFTRISRPAGSAPAAGSAKRHEAEQRALVDTVFPPAD is encoded by the coding sequence GTGTCGTCTGAGGCGTCTCAACCCCTGACAGATTTCGGCCCGAACGAGTGGTTGGTCGAGGACCTTTACCAGAAGTACCTCACCGACCCGAATTCGGTTGACAAGGCTTGGTGGAACTTCTTCGCGGACTACAAGCCCGCGGAAACGGCCAGCGGAAGGGGTGGGGGCACTGCGAAGGCGCAGGTAGACACGACCCCCAAGGCCCCGGCCGCGCCGGAACAGAAGAAGAAGTCCGCACCGGCCCCGGCACCCAAGAAGGACGACTCCCTCGAGGTCAAGCAGGAGCGTCTGCGCGGAGCACCCGCGCGGACCGCGACCAACATGGAGTCGAGCCTGACGCTGCCGACCGCGACGAGCGTGCGTGCAGTGCCGGTGAAGCTGCTGTTCGACAACCGCATCGTCATCAACAACCATCTCCGGCGCGGGCGCGGTGGGAAGGTCTCCTTCACCCACCTCATCGGCTTCGCCATGGTCAAGGCCCTCAAGGCCATGCCCGAGATGAACCACTCCTACGTGGAGGTCGACGGCAAGCCCGGTGTCGCCAAGCCCGAACACGTGAACTTCGGTCTGGCGATCGACCTCCAAAAGCCCGACGGCTCCCGTCAGCTGGTCGTGCCCTCCATCAAGGGCTCCGACGAGATGGACTTCACGGAGTTCTGGAGCGGCTACGAGGACCTGGTCCGCAAGGCCCGCAACAACAAGCTGGGCGTGACGGACTTCCAGGGCACCACGATCAGCCTGACCAACCCGGGCGGCATCGGCACCGTGCACTCCGTGCCGCGCCTGATGCCCGGGCAGGGCACCATCCTCGGCGTGGGCGCGATGGAGTACCCGGCCGAGTTCCAGGGCGCCAGCCAGGACACCCTGGCCGACCTGGGCATCAGCAAGGTCATGACGCTGACGTCCACCTACGACCACCGCATCATCCAGGGCGCGCAGTCCGGTGAGTTCCTCAAGCGGATCCACCAGCTGCTGCTCGGCGACGACGGTTTCTACGACGAGATCTTCCGTTCGCTGCGCATCCCCTACGAGCCGGTGCGCTGGGTCCAGGACATCCGCGTCAACACGGCCACCCAGCTCGACAAGACCACCCGGGTCCAGGAGCTGATCCACGCCTACCGCGTGCGCGGCCACCTCATGGCCGACACCAACCCGCTCGACCACGAGCAGCGCCGCCACCCCGACCTGGACGTGCTGGAGCACGGTCTCACCCTGTGGGACCTGGACCGCTCCTTCCCGACCGGCGGCTTCGGCGGCAAGCAGGTCATGAAGCTCCGGGACATCCTGGGCGTGCTGCGCGACACCTACTGCCGCACGGTGGGTATCGAGTACATGCACATGCAGAGCCCGGAGGAGCGGGAGTGGATCCAGTCGCACGTCGAGCGCGAGCACGAGAAGCTCGACCGCGACGAGCAGCTGCACATCCTGCACCGGCTCAACAGCGCCGAGGCCTTCGAGACCTTCCTGCAGACGAAGTACGTCGGCCAGAAGCGCTTCTCGCTGGAGGGCGGCGAGTCCCTGATCCCGCTGCTGGACGGTGTGATCTCCAAGGCGGCCAAGGCCGACCTGGACGAGGCCGTCATCGGCATGGCCCACCGCGGCCGGCTCAACGTGCTGGCCAACATCTGCGGCAAGTCCTACGGGCAGATCTTCGGTGAGTTCGAGGGCAACCTCGACCCCCGCAGCGCGCACGGCTCCGGTGACGTCAAGTACCACCTGGGCACCGAGGGCACCTTCGAAACGCGCGAGGGCGACCGGATCCACATCTCGCTGGCGGCCAACCCGTCGCACCTGGAGACCGTCAACCCGGTCGCCGAGGGCATCGTCCGCGCCAAGCAGGACCTGCTCAACAAGGGCCCGCAGGGCTTCACGGTCCTGCCCATCCTGATCCACGGCGACGCCGCGTTCGCCGGTCAGGGCGTGGTCGCCGAGACGCTGAACCTGTCCCAGCTGCGCGGTTACCGGACCGGCGGCACGGTGCACGTCATCGTCAACAACCAGGTGGGCTTCACCACCTCGCCGTCCGACAGCCGTTCCAGCGTGTACGCCACCGACGTCGCGCGGATGGTGCAGGCGCCGATCTTCCACGTCAACGGGGACGACCCCGAGGCCGTGGTCCGGGTCGCGCACCTGGCCTTCGCCTACCGTCAGACGTTCAACAAGGACGTCGTCATCGACATGGTGTGCTACCGTCGGCGCGGTCACAACGAGGGCGACAACCCCGCGTTCACCCAGCCGCTGATGTACGACGTCATCGACGCCAAGCGCTCCACCCGCAAGCTGTTCACCGAGGCCCTCATCGGCCGCGGCGACATCACGGTGGAGGAGGCGGAGTCGGCGCTGCGCGACTACCAGAGCGAGTTGGAGCGCGCCTTCACCGAGACCCGCGAGGTCGAGAAGAACCCGGTCGAGGCCGGCTCCGTCATCAAGCCGGAGGTGTTCACCGAGGGCCGTCTGGACCACTCCAAGGTCGAGACCGCCATCAGCACCGAGACGGTCAAGCGGGTCATCGACACCCAGGTGTCGCTGCCGGAGGGCTTCAAGCCGCACCCGCGGCTGGCGCCGCAGATCTCCCGCAGGGCGCAGACCGTCCAGGACGACGCCATCGACTGGGCGACCGGTGAGCTGCTGGCCTTCGGGTCGCTGCTGCTCGACGACCACCCCGTGCGGCTGATCGGCCAGGACAGCCGCCGAGGGACGTTCGGTCAGCGGCACGCCACGCTGATGGACCGCGAGACCGGCGAGACGCACACGCCGCTCAAGCAGTTCGACTCGGGCACCACCCGGTTCCACGTGCACGACTCCCTGCTGAGCGAGTACGCGGCGCTGGGCTTCGAGTACGGCTACTCGCTGACCCGCCCCGAGGCGCTGGTCATGTGGGAGGCGCAGTTCGGTGACTTCGTCAACGGCGCGCAGACCATCATCGACGAGTACATCAGCGCGGGCGAGCAGAAGTGGGGCCAGCGCTCCAGCGTGACCCTGCTGCTGCCGCACGGCTACGAGGGCCAGGGGCCGGACCACTCGTCCGCCCGCATCGAGCGGTTCCTGCAGCAGTGCGCGCAGGAGAACATGACCGTCGCGATGCCGACCACCCCGGCGAGCTACTTCCACCTGCTGCGCTGGCAGGCGAAGTCGCCGCTGGAGCGTCCGCTGATCGTCTTCACGCCCAAGAAGCTGCTGCGTCTGAAGGCGGCCACCTCGGCGGCCGAGGACTTCACGACGGGCCACTTCCAGCCGCTGATCAAGGACGACTCGATCGCGCCGGAGAAGGTCCGCCGGGTGGTGCTCTGCTCGGGCAAGATCTACTACGACCTGGATGAGGCGCGCCGCAACAGCGGTGACAAGCACACCGCCATCATCCGGACGGAGCGGCTCTACCCGCTGCCGATCGAGGAGATCCGCGAGCAGCTCAAGTCCTTCCCGAACGCGGGCGAGGT